A region of Parcubacteria group bacterium DNA encodes the following proteins:
- a CDS encoding 3D domain-containing protein produces MDIISIVAALPFLVSVASMPPAEAKETVNTNTKIEESETKKESSINKSEEELKNEKIIAKWKEKQEKMWENLPEEKFTINASAYTAAADECGKSDGITASGIKVKENRTLACPPAFPFGTKIQIEGVGTLVCEDRGGAIKGNHFDIYVETKKEAFAFGRKNLLAEVVE; encoded by the coding sequence ATGGATATTATTAGTATTGTTGCGGCTTTGCCTTTTCTGGTAAGCGTGGCTTCTATGCCGCCTGCCGAGGCAAAGGAAACAGTAAATACTAATACAAAAATAGAAGAATCTGAGACAAAAAAAGAATCTTCAATAAATAAAAGTGAAGAAGAATTGAAAAATGAGAAAATTATTGCCAAATGGAAGGAAAAACAGGAAAAAATGTGGGAAAACCTTCCTGAGGAAAAATTTACTATCAATGCTTCTGCTTATACTGCTGCGGCTGATGAATGTGGAAAAAGTGATGGAATTACCGCCAGCGGGATCAAAGTGAAAGAAAATAGAACCTTAGCTTGCCCTCCAGCCTTTCCTTTTGGAACAAAAATCCAAATTGAAGGAGTTGGAACTCTGGTTTGTGAAGATCGTGGGGGAGCGATCAAGGGGAATCACTTTGACATTTATGTAGAAACCAAAAAAGAAGCTTTCGCTTTCGGAAGAAAAAATCTCTTAGCGGAAGTAGTTGAGTAA